The DNA window GCACTTCGTAAGTTGCGAAATATGGTTCATTATCGATTTCTGGGTTATAGCGCATGACTTCCATTTTCAGTTTTTTCATCTCAGTCATTCGCTTGCTCCTCCTGTTTTTTCTCTTGTGCGGCAGCTTCACCGCCATAGACCCGTTTTGCTGGTTGGGATTTAGTGATCTTCACATCACTGTATTCCAAATGTGGGGCACCTTCCGGGTTATAGAAAGCCAGTGTATGTTTCAGGAAGTTCTCATCATCACGTTCTGTGCAGCCTGTATCAAGGCGCTGGTGAGCGCCGCGGGACTCTTTACGGTTCATGGCCGAGTGAGCCATACATTCAGCGACATCCAGACCAAATCCCAGTTCAATGGTATAGAGCAGATCAGTATTGAATACACTGGAGCGGTCACTGATTTGGATGTGTTTAACACGCTCTTTCAGTTCAGCAATCTTATCAATCGTCTTCTGCATTAACTCAGGAGTACGATAGATACCGCAACCTTCTTCCATTGAGGTTCCTAACTCATCGCGGATCTTCGCGCAGTTTTCATTACCTTGCTGATTCAGCAGTTTATTGAGTTTAGCTTCGATATCGCGGGTTTGCGCATCCAGTGCATTTTCATTGGCGCATGTAGCTTCCTGAGCACGTTTAACAGCCTCTTCACCCGCCAGACGACCGAAGACCACCAGTTCTGCCAGTGAGTTAGATCCGAGGCGGTTGGCACCATGCAACCCGACAGAAGAACACTCCCCAATGGCAAACAGCCCTTTGACACGGGTTTCACATTGTTGATTGGTTTCGATTCCGCCCATCGTGTAATGCGCTGTCGGGCGAACGGGGATCGGTTCTTTGACTGGATCAACACCTACATACGCTTTGGCTAATTCACAGATAAATGGCAAACGTTCGAGTAATTTTTTCTCTCCCAGATGACGCAGATCCAGATGCACAACATCACCACGTGGTGTTGCAATGGTTCGGCCTGCTCGCCATTCATGCCAGAATGCCTGAGAAACTTTGTCGCGTGGCCCCAGTTCCATATATTTATTTTCGGGATGGCCGAGTGGAGTTTCTGGCCCCAAACCGTAATCCTGTAGATAGCGGTAGCCATCTTTGTTAACCAGGATCCCTCCCTCACCCCGGCAGCCTTCGGTCATTAGGATCCCTGATCCCGGTAAACCGGTTGGGTGATACTGTACAAATTCCATATCACGCAATGGAATACCGTGGCGGAACGCCATACCCATGCCATCGCCTGTCACAATGCCACCATTGGTGTTGTAGCGATATACTCGTCCGGCACCACCAGTAGCCATAATGACCGCATTTGCGCGAATTTGAACTTTGCTTCCTTCCATCATATTCAAGGCGACTAAACCACGCGCTTGACCTTCATCAACCAAAATATCGAGGACAAAATGCTCATCAAAACGCTGGATTTGAGGATATTTGAGCGAGGTTTGAAATAGTGTATGCAGCATGTGAAAGCCGGTTTTATCGGCAGCAAACCATGTGCGTTCAATTTTCATACCGCCAAAACGACGAACATTGATAGAACCATCTTCTTTACGGCTCCATGGGCAGCCCCATTGCTCCAACTGGATCATTTCCGTTGGACAATGTTTGACAAAATACTCAACCACATCCTGTTCA is part of the Xenorhabdus cabanillasii genome and encodes:
- the frdA gene encoding fumarate reductase (quinol) flavoprotein subunit, with protein sequence MQTFNADLVIIGAGGAGLRAAIAAAETNPQLKIALISKVYPMRSHTVAAEGGSAAVTQSHDSYDFHFNDTVSGGDWLCEQDVVEYFVKHCPTEMIQLEQWGCPWSRKEDGSINVRRFGGMKIERTWFAADKTGFHMLHTLFQTSLKYPQIQRFDEHFVLDILVDEGQARGLVALNMMEGSKVQIRANAVIMATGGAGRVYRYNTNGGIVTGDGMGMAFRHGIPLRDMEFVQYHPTGLPGSGILMTEGCRGEGGILVNKDGYRYLQDYGLGPETPLGHPENKYMELGPRDKVSQAFWHEWRAGRTIATPRGDVVHLDLRHLGEKKLLERLPFICELAKAYVGVDPVKEPIPVRPTAHYTMGGIETNQQCETRVKGLFAIGECSSVGLHGANRLGSNSLAELVVFGRLAGEEAVKRAQEATCANENALDAQTRDIEAKLNKLLNQQGNENCAKIRDELGTSMEEGCGIYRTPELMQKTIDKIAELKERVKHIQISDRSSVFNTDLLYTIELGFGLDVAECMAHSAMNRKESRGAHQRLDTGCTERDDENFLKHTLAFYNPEGAPHLEYSDVKITKSQPAKRVYGGEAAAQEKKQEEQAND